The following proteins are encoded in a genomic region of Serinus canaria isolate serCan28SL12 chromosome 15, serCan2020, whole genome shotgun sequence:
- the LOC103817985 gene encoding cytochrome b-c1 complex subunit 9 encodes MVLLRQVYASLFRRSSTFALSIVLGAVLFERAFDQGADALFEQLNEGKLWKHIKHKYEN; translated from the exons ATGGTGCTGCTGCGGCAGGTGTACGCGTCGCTGTTCCGCCGCAGCTCCACGTTCGCGCTGTCGATCGTGCTGGGCGCGGTGCTCTTCGAGCGCGCCTTCGACCAGGGCGCGGACGCGCTCTTCGAGCAGCTCAACGAAGGG AAACTGTGGAAACACATCAAGCACAAGTATGAGaactga
- the ZMAT5 gene encoding zinc finger matrin-type protein 5 isoform X3, with amino-acid sequence MGKRYFCDYCDRSFQDNLHNRKKHLNGVQHLRAKRVWYDLFRDAAAILQEEQTKKPCRKFLQTGQCDFGSNCRFSHMTEQDLEKLSAQVQGEKRLKELQREGADIPPGTIEDWLDKRAQKLNAAQSSSVLLEKPAPFQYPLGWPPVQELPPSLQAPPPGGWPVPPNLQWG; translated from the exons ATGGGCAAAAGGTACTTCTGTGACTACTGTGACAGGTCCTTCCAGGACAACCTGCACAACAGGAAGAAACACCTCAATGGAGTGCAGCATCTTCGGGCCAAGAGAGTCTGGTACGACTTATTCCGAG ATGCTGCTGCTATCCTGCAGGAAGAGCAAACCAAGAAACCTTGTCGGAAGTTTCTGCAAACAG GACAGTGTGATTTTGGGTCCAACTGCAGATTTTCCCACAtgacagagcaggacctggAGAAGCTGAGTGCCCAGGTTCAAG gggagaagaggctgaaagagctgcagagggagggagcagatATCCCACCCGGCACCATTGAGGACTGGCTGGACAAGAGAGCCCAGAAGCTGAACGCAGCTCAGAGTAGCAG TGTTCTTCTTGAGAAACCAGCACCATTCCAGTACCCTCTGGGCTGGCCAccagtgcaggagctgcccccatccctgcaggcccCCCCGCCCGGGGGGTGGCCAGTGCCCCCCAACCTGCAGTGGGGCTGA
- the ZMAT5 gene encoding zinc finger matrin-type protein 5 isoform X1, producing MGKRYFCDYCDRSFQDNLHNRKKHLNGVQHLRAKRVWYDLFRDAAAILQEEQTKKPCRKFLQTGQCDFGSNCRFSHMTEQDLEKLSAQVQGEKRLKELQREGADIPPGTIEDWLDKRAQKLNAAQSSSSRSDPSPLRQSRDTAGTPLRHPACSGIPPAPASCLLRDPACSGIGSCHSKPAPRNPFCRFPLKLIEQL from the exons ATGGGCAAAAGGTACTTCTGTGACTACTGTGACAGGTCCTTCCAGGACAACCTGCACAACAGGAAGAAACACCTCAATGGAGTGCAGCATCTTCGGGCCAAGAGAGTCTGGTACGACTTATTCCGAG ATGCTGCTGCTATCCTGCAGGAAGAGCAAACCAAGAAACCTTGTCGGAAGTTTCTGCAAACAG GACAGTGTGATTTTGGGTCCAACTGCAGATTTTCCCACAtgacagagcaggacctggAGAAGCTGAGTGCCCAGGTTCAAG gggagaagaggctgaaagagctgcagagggagggagcagatATCCCACCCGGCACCATTGAGGACTGGCTGGACAAGAGAGCCCAGAAGCTGAACGCAGCTCAGAGTAGCAG CAGCCGCAGTGATCCGTCGCCTCTGcggcagagcagggacacggCTGGGACCCCGCTCCGGCATCCCGCCTGCTCCGGCATCCCACCTGCTCCGGCATCCTGCCTGCTCCGGgatcctgcctgctctgggatcGGGAGCTGCCATTCCAAACCTGCCCCAAGAAATCCGTTCTGCCGATTCCCATTAAAATTAATTGAGCAGCTTTGA
- the ZMAT5 gene encoding zinc finger matrin-type protein 5 isoform X2 has translation MGKRYFCDYCDRSFQDNLHNRKKHLNGVQHLRAKRVWYDLFRDAAAILQEEQTKKPCRKFLQTGQCDFGSNCRFSHMTEQDLEKLSAQVQGEKRLKELQREGADIPPGTIEDWLDKRAQKLNAAQSSSRSDPSPLRQSRDTAGTPLRHPACSGIPPAPASCLLRDPACSGIGSCHSKPAPRNPFCRFPLKLIEQL, from the exons ATGGGCAAAAGGTACTTCTGTGACTACTGTGACAGGTCCTTCCAGGACAACCTGCACAACAGGAAGAAACACCTCAATGGAGTGCAGCATCTTCGGGCCAAGAGAGTCTGGTACGACTTATTCCGAG ATGCTGCTGCTATCCTGCAGGAAGAGCAAACCAAGAAACCTTGTCGGAAGTTTCTGCAAACAG GACAGTGTGATTTTGGGTCCAACTGCAGATTTTCCCACAtgacagagcaggacctggAGAAGCTGAGTGCCCAGGTTCAAG gggagaagaggctgaaagagctgcagagggagggagcagatATCCCACCCGGCACCATTGAGGACTGGCTGGACAAGAGAGCCCAGAAGCTGAACGCAGCTCAGAGTAGCAG CCGCAGTGATCCGTCGCCTCTGcggcagagcagggacacggCTGGGACCCCGCTCCGGCATCCCGCCTGCTCCGGCATCCCACCTGCTCCGGCATCCTGCCTGCTCCGGgatcctgcctgctctgggatcGGGAGCTGCCATTCCAAACCTGCCCCAAGAAATCCGTTCTGCCGATTCCCATTAAAATTAATTGAGCAGCTTTGA
- the CABP7 gene encoding calcium-binding protein 7, protein MPFHPVTAALMYRGIYTVPNILAEQRPVEIPEDELEEIREAFKVFDRDGNGFISKQELGTAMRSLGYMPNEVELEVIIQRLDMDGDGQVDFEEFVTLLGPKLSTSGIPEKFHGTDFDTVFWKCDMQKLTVDELKRLLYDTFCEHLSMKDIENIIMTEEESHMGTAEECPVDVETCSSQQIRQTCVRKSLICAFAIAFIISVMLIAANQVLRSGMK, encoded by the exons ATGCCTTTCCACCCGGTGACGGCGGCGTTGATGTACCGGGGGATCTACACCGTCCCCAACATCCTCGCCGAGCAGCGCCCCGTGGAGATCCCCGAGGATGAGCTGGAGG AGATCCGGGAAGCCTTCAAGGTGTTCGACCGCGATGGCAACGGGTTCATCtccaagcaggagctgggcacggCCATGCGCTCCCTGGGGTACATGCCCAACGAGGTGGAGCTGGAGGTCATCATCCAGCGCCTCGACATGGACG GTGATGGGCAGGTGGACTTTGAGGAGTTTGTGACATTGCTGGGGCCCAAGCTCTCCACCTCAGGCATCCCAGAGAAGTTCCACGGCACAGACTTCGACACCGTCTTCTGGAAG TGTGACATGCAGAAGCTGACAGTGGACGAGCTGAAGCGGCTGCTGTACGACACCTTCTGCGAGCACCTGTCCATGAAGGACATCGAGAACATCATCATGACGGAGGAGGAGAGCCACATGGGCACGGCCGAGGAGTGCCCCGTCGACGTGGAGA CCTGTTCCAGCCAGCAGATCCGCCAGACCTGCGTGCGGAAGAGCCTCATCTGCGCCTTCGCCATCGCCTTCATCATCAGCGTGATGCTCATCGCCGCCAACCAGGTGCTGCGCAGCGGAATGAAGTAA